One genomic region from Dermacentor variabilis isolate Ectoservices chromosome 6, ASM5094787v1, whole genome shotgun sequence encodes:
- the LOC142585261 gene encoding guanine nucleotide-binding protein subunit beta-like protein 1, producing the protein MMSNRSPDPIYTLRGHSGPITTVEFIDDILFSGSSDGEIFAWDLETFRIKHTLVGHNNKGILWIGHSQKAVITQGRDGTVAIWSLSDNQWKQSGTIVTDSKGFCQCSLPGTASNLIAAPSEPDWKITVWDLESKKPVASTLEPKERLGMAMCIKLSADCNSVLAAYENGSIVEYDIRSGGAPVSTLALYTEPIMCMDFDETHRANRGMCGSVSNELCVFERDEGQLLEKRRLTVTNDGFCSLQIRPDGKIVASGGWDGRIRVFGWKNLKPLAVLDLHKESVQAVRFSEKDLCNAGLLLAAGSKDRTVSLWSLYN; encoded by the exons ATGATGTCAAACAGATCCCCTGACCCCATCTATACCTTGCGAGGTCACAGTGGGCCTATAACAACGGTCGAGTTCATCGACGATATTCTTTTCTCGGGATCATCTGACGGTGAAATATTTGCTTGGGACCTTGAG acgTTTAGGATAAAACACACCTTAGTGGGACACAACAATAAGGGAATTTTATGGATCGGCCATTCCCAAAAAGCTGTGATAACCCAGGGTCGTGACGGCACTGTGGCGATTTGGTCGTTGAGTGACAACCAGTGGAAGCAATCAG GTACTATAGTGACAGACTCGAAAGGATTTTGCCAGTGCAGCCTTCCTGGTACTGCGTCGAACCTTATTGCTGCGCCATCCGAGCCAGACTGGAAGATTACAGTATGGGACTTGGAAAGCAAGAAGCCCGTCGCATCCACTCTCGAGCCAAAGGAACGCCTCGGCATGGCAATGTGCATTAAGCTCAGCGCTGACTGCAACAGCGTTCTTGCCGCTTATGAGAATGGCAGCATCGTCGAATACGACATCCGAAGTGGTGGTGCCCCGGTCTCGACACTGGCATTGTACACGGAGCCAATAATGTGCATGGACTTCGATGAAACCCACAGGGCGAACAGGGGAATGTGCGGTTCGGTGTCTAACGAACTGTGTGTGTTTGAACGAGATGAAGGACAACTTCTTGAGAAGCGCAGGCTGACAGTCACGAATGACGGCTTCTGTTCCCTGCAAATACGCCCCGATGGCAAGATTGTTGCGTCGGGCGGTTGGGATGGGAGAATACGCGTGTTCGGCTGGAAGAACCTGAAGCCGCTTGCGGTGCTGGACTTGCACAAGGAGTCTGTGCAAGCCGTGAGGTTCTCGGAAAAAGATTTGTGCAACGCGGGCTTGCTTCTTGCTGCGGGCAGCAAAGATAGGACAGTGTCCTTATGGTCTCTGTACAACTGA